The Populus alba chromosome 6, ASM523922v2, whole genome shotgun sequence genome contains a region encoding:
- the LOC118050283 gene encoding ethylene-responsive transcription factor SHINE 2, whose amino-acid sequence MILICSVFLNFLSQIMVQSKKFRGVRQRQWGSWVSEIRHPLLKRRVWLGTFETAEAAARAYDQAAILMNGQNAKTNFPASHLDQDTKLGKDNNSPLPAKALAELLYSKLRKCCGKNPSPSLTCLRLDNDNSHIGVWQKKAGSCSSSNWVMRVELGNSNRKSTQVMEELRPSLSSESSSRVEIEPENGTDEEDRIAMQMIDELLNCN is encoded by the exons ATGATCTTAATTTGCagtgtttttctaaattttctttCCCAAATCATGGTACAATCCAAGAAATTCAGAGGTGTCAGGCAACGCCAGTGGGGCTCTTGGGTGTCTGAAATTCGCCACCCTTTACT GAAGAGGAGGGTATGGCTTGGGACATTTGAGACAGCTGAGGCAGCAGCAAGAGCATATGATCAAGCAGCTATATTGATGAACGGACAGAATGCCAAGACCAATTTCCCAGCAAGTCATCTTGATCAAGACACCAAGCTTGGCAAAGACAACAACTCTCCCTTGCCTGCCAAGGCTCTGGCTGAGCTTCTCTACTCAAAGCTAAGGAAGTGTTGTGGAAAAAACCCTTCTCCTTCACTCACTTGTCTGAGGCTCGACAATGATAACTCTCATATTGGCGTGTGGCAAAAGAAAGCTGGCTCTTGTTCGAGCTCGAATTGGGTCATGAGGGTCGAGCTTGGAAATAGCAACAGGAAGAGCACACAGGTTATGGAGGAATTACGACCTTCATTGTCATCAGAATCATCGTCAAGAGTTGAGATCGAGCCTGAAAATGGTACGGATGAAGAGGATAGAATTGCCATGCAAATGATAGACGAGCTACTTAATTGTAATTAG
- the LOC118050282 gene encoding phospholipase D alpha 1 translates to MTPRLLHGALDVTVYGVANLKNGCGFSLLKTEGFLKFGKRCLVNLKRSMSCLSENVVGSRLYATVDLDKARVARTRMVGKEPHNPEWNESFHIYCAHSISHVVFTIKDDDAIGATLIGRAYLPVEDITNGNMLERSVDIEDGDRKPIPGGSRVRIKLQFFDVNQDSHWSQGIKSPEYEGVPYVFFNQRRGCRVTLYQDAHVPDSFSPKIALAAGKFYEAHRCWEDIFDAISDAKHLIYITGWSVYTEITLIRDPNRRRPGGELKLGELLKKKAEEGVTVLMLVWDDRTSVLDFKKDGLMATHDEETEKYFRGSKVHCILCPRNPDVGRSMIQGFQVSTMFTHHQKTVVVDSEMLDNVSGKRGIVSFIGGIDLCDGRYDTQDHPLFKTLDSVHHDDFHQPNFTGSSIKKGGPREPWHDIHCKLEGPVAWDVLYNFEQRWTKQVGDKLLISQKQLEATTVRPLPVLQPNDPETWNVQLFRSIDDGAVDGFPQEPDKAAASGLVSGKNSVIDRSIQDAYINAIRRAKNFIYIENQYFLGSSFGWKSTDINVPDIAALHLIPKELSLKIVSKIEAGERFTVYIVIPMWPEGIPESGSVQAILDWQRRTMDMMYSDITEALVKKGLNTDPREYLSFFCLGNRETTKNGEYEPPEVPEPDTDYSRAQKARRFMIYVHAKTMIVDDEYIIIGSANINQRSMDGSRDSEIAMGGYQPHHLATSQPARGQIYGFRMALWYEHLGMLDPSFQHPESVPCIQLVNQVADENWEKYAGETLEQDMTSHLLRYPIQVGNNGVVTTLPGAGNHFPDTKANVLGTKSDYFPPILTT, encoded by the exons ATGACGCCACGATTGCTTCATGGGGCACTTGATGTAACAGTATATGGGGTTGCTAATCTGAAAAATGGATGTGGATTCAGTTTGTTGAAG ACGGAGGGATTTCTGAAGTTTGGGAAGCGATGTCTAGTCAACCTGAAAAGATCAATGTCTTGCCTATCGGAG AATGTTGTTGGTTCTAGACTCTATGCAACAGTAGATTTGGACAAGGCAAGAGTTGCAAGGACCAGAATGGTAGGAAAAGAGCCTCATAATCCCGAGTGGAATGAGTCCTTCCACATATACTGTGCCCATTCAATCTCACATGTTGTATTCACAATCAAAGATGACGACGCTATTGGAGCAACATTGATTGGAAGAGCTTATCTTCCAGTTGAGGATATCACTAACGGGAACATGCTCGAACGATCGGTTGACATAGAGGATGGAGATCGTAAACCTATACCAGGAGGTTCTAGAGTCCGCATCAAGCTGCAATTCTTTGATGTTAACCAAGACAGTCATTGGTCTCAGGGAATCAAAAGTCCGGAGTACGAGGGTGTTCCCTACGTGTTCTTCAATCAACGACGAGGTTGCCGGGTTACTTTATATCAAGATGCTCATGTTCCAGACAGCTTTTCCCCAAAGATTGCTTTGGCAGCAGGAAAGTTTTATGAAGCTCACAGATGCTGGGAGGACATCTTTGATGCCATAAGCGATGCAAAACACCTAATCTACATAACTGGATGGTCTGTGTATACTGAAATTACCTTGATAAGGGATCCCAATAGACGAAGACCGGGAGGTGAACTTAAACTCGGGGAGCTGCTTAAAAAAAAGGCTGAAGAAGGCGTGACAGTTCTTATGCTTGTTTGGGATGACCGAACTTCTGTTTTGGATTTTAAGAAGGATGGACTCATGGCAACCCACGATGAAGAAACTGAAAAGTACTTCAGGGGCTCCAAGGTGCATTGCATTTTGTGCCCTCGCAATCCCGATGTTGGCAGAAGCATGATTCAGGGCTTTCAAGTCTCCACCATGTTTACTCACCACCAAAAGACAGTAGTTGTTGATTCCGAAATGCTTGATAATGTATCTGGAAAGAGGGGGATTGTGAGTTTCATTGGAGGCATTGATCTTTGTGATGGGAGGTATGATACACAAGACCATCCCTTGTTCAAGACTCTGGACTCAGTCCATCACGATGATTTCCACCAGCCTAACTTTACAGGCTCCTCAATCAAGAAAGGCGGTCCAAGAGAACCTTGGCATGATATTCATTGCAAATTAGAGGGTCCTGTGGCATGGGATGTCCTTTACAATTTTGAGCAAAGGTGGACGAAGCAAGTTGGGGATAAACTTCTGATCTCACAAAAACAGCTTGAAGCAACTACAGTTCGCCCATTGCCAGTGTTGCAGCCAAATGACCCTGAAACATGGAATGTTCAGCTATTCCGTTCTATTGATGATGGAGCTGTTGATGGCTTCCCTCAGGAACCTGACAAAGCAGCTGCATCAGGCCTTGTTAGTGGGAAGAACAGCGTCATTGACCGAAGCATTCAAGATGCTTACATCAATGCCATTAGGAGGGCCAAGAATTTTATTTACATCGAAAATCAGTATTTCCTTGGAAGCTCATTTGGCTGGAAGTCAACAGATATCAATGTCCCGGATATCGCCGCCCTGCATCTCATACCAAAGGAGCTATCACTTAAGATAGTCAGCAAGATTGAGGCAGGAGAAAGGTTTACTGTCTATATTGTGATCCCAATGTGGCCAGAAGGTATACCTGAGAGTGGCTCTGTCCAAGCAATCTTAGATTGGCAGAGAAGAACAATGGACATGATGTATTCTGATATCACTGAAGCACTCGTGAAAAAGGGGCTCAACACAGATCCTAGGGAGTATTTGTCATTTTTCTGCCTTGGAAACCGAGAGACTACGAAAAATGGAGAATATGAACCTCCAGAGGTACCAGAGCCTGATACTGATTATAGTAGAGCTCAGAAGGCCCGTCGCTTCATGATCTACGTCCATGCAAAGACGATGATTG TCGATGATGAGTATATAATCATTGGATCGGCAAACATCAACCAGAGATCAATGGATGGGTCTCGAGATTCTGAGATTGCAATGGGAGGATACCAACCACATCATTTGGCAACTAGCCAGCCAGCAAGGGGTCAGATATACGGTTTTCGAATGGCGTTATGGTATGAGCACCTTGGAATGCTTGACCCTTCCTTCCAACACCCTGAAAGTGTTCCATGTATCCAGCTAGTGAATCAAGTTGCCGATGAAAACTGGGAGAAATACGCCGGCGAAACTCTCGAACAGGATATGACGTCTCACCTGCTCAGGTATCCCATTCAAGTTGGTAACAATGGAGTTGTTACAACCTTACCAGGGGCGGGTAATCATTTCCCTGACACCAAGGCTAATGTCCTGGGCACCAAATCTGACTACTTCCCTCCAATCCTCACCACCTAG